A window of Fusarium oxysporum Fo47 chromosome II, complete sequence genomic DNA:
TTACGATATATCACAAACTCGCGGTGATGGTGGAATCATACTCGTCAGCTATACTACAACCCAAGCCAACTTGCCATACTTCCGAGCTCCTAACTCCGCCCGCCTGGCACCGATACTCATAACTTCCTCGAGATTTGGCAGCCATGTCCGCCCTCGGGTTCTATCGCGGTTAGAGTTGCGTTGATGGCATCTTGATGAAAGGGTAAGGAGAGCCGGTTGAGAATAGATCGGAAAAGCTGAAGACATTGGGATACATAAAACCCATTAtctcttgagcttttctGCGAAATGTGAAATTTAGTCGCCATCACAACAAAGCAATGTCAACAACCATATGTCGAAGTCGAAATCTCGTACAGAAACTCAAACATCATGTGCCATCGGATCACTTTCCGTCTCGCATGCGAGCATGTCTCAACACACATAAGTTACTGTCCAGTCGGCCTCTCTCACCGCCGCCCCTGCAGCAACACAACCAAGCAGACCATCCCATACCCTCCGCCGTCGGGCTACACGCTGCCCAAGTGTCCACTCGCCGACTGCCCCTTTGAGGCCAAGAATCAGGCCTGGGACTGCTGCTGGTGCGGGAAGACGTGGAATGTTGGTGGGCGATGCAGTTGTGTCATGATTGGCGAGGGGGGCACGTATCGGTGCGAGCATATCTGCTGCAAGTCGTGTATTGCGTCTAGAGATTATTTCTCCTAACTTGGTATGCGATGCGAGGAGGAGATACCCCTGGATGGTGAATCATGAGTTGGTTCCAGAAGAAGGTCGTTGGAGATAGTTGTCAACACTTTACTACTCTCATATCTCCGCCCAAGTGAGACTTTCTGTCATGTGCACGTCACCATCTCCTAAACGATCCCCTTCGGCTCTCATTCTCAGTCAACAGGCATTATCCCAGTAAATCAGTTCATATCCGCATCAACTCGGAGACTTGCCTCGTGACCATTGGCTTCTCGTCAAGTCCTCCCGAGGCTGACATGTTCTGTTTCACCAGATCACGTCTGCCTGCATTAGACCACCAGGGGTCTAAATCGAGATGTGAGCAAGGACGGATGGGATGCTTCGATCGCGCTGGGCTGGTAGAAACACAAGATCCTGTGCCTTTTTGTAGGTTGTAGGTGTGAATGTGTTCCCTTGTCGAACGAGTGCTCGGTGCCAAGGTCTCCCAGCCAAACCAACCTCATCTATTACCAATAGATATCCGGTACACTCGAACATCGTGCTCTTACACCAATACCGTCGTCACTCTCATCCACACCAGATCAGTAATCGTAAAACCAGAGTACCGGGTTCATCacatctcatcaccatcgatCTCACAGTCTCAATGTTGTGCAACCACACTATCCCCCTCTACGACAGCCTCACTCCCAGGCTTTCACCTGTGGCGTCCTATAAATGACCTCCAGCCCCGTTACACAGGACCCATCAGATCACACCCCGAGACATTGGGCCATGAAATTTTTCATGTCTCTGCCTCATCGGAGACTTGATCATGGAATGCAACGCACACTCCCGACGATGCAGCACTCGAGGAGACGATCGATGGGCTGCGCTGCTGCAGACGCCTCAACCCAGAGCATGCAAATTGTATGGATGAACTCCAAATGTGCATCTCTTGGTCTCTGAGTATGAGAATTGCTTCGCTGATGGGGAGGAACTAGGCCTGCGGTTCCAAGTAGGTCGATCTGTCTAGTCAGTTCGTCCGTTGGTGTATAAATAGTCCCCAAGATGAAGCTATCAGACCAGAAGGAAATCCTTAGAATAACTGCTTCTATTCTCAGGAACAAGACGGTCACAATGTGTCACGGACATCCTCGACACCATCCCTGCGCCCACACATCCATCAACTGGCACTACTGCCCGTCGGCGCTCATCGATCTCGAGACGGGTTATGAGACGCCGTGCAGCAACACATCGTTCGCGGCGGCCCAGCCCACGACGTCCGACTGCCCGCTTCAGAACTGCCAGTTCAAGAGCAAAGGCGGAAGCTGGACGTGCTGTTCGTGCCAGCAAGGTCCAAACACTCAAGGATGGTGCACCATGCCCATGAGCAGAATGACCATGAACCCCGAGTCCTTCTCGGTCGAGTCAGTTGAGACAACTTGTGATCATGGCTGTTGCAGCAAGTGTGTTCAATACGGTAGGTCCCCCTAGTCAATATCTGATTCATTCGATAGACAACTGACACATTCAGGCTCGGGCCGTGATGCTTCGTCTGAGATGACCTTTTCTGAGATCCGCAAGGGGTCAGCGTCGCGCAAGTTCGGGTACAGCAGCGCCACCAAATCTCATCGTCGCGGGTCAGCCTTTTCGCTTCCTGCGTCCGGGGAAGAGTCTACGCCGTCGCCATCGACGTCAAAGTCGAGTTCCGCAAGCTCGGGATATAAGGTTGGGATGGAGTACACGTCGAGCAAGACCAAGTCGAGCAAGAAAAGCCACAAGAGTAAGCGATGAGTGGTTATTGGTACTGGTATTGGTATACATGAGTTGGTTTGTGTGCATCTGGTGGTTGACTGTCATTGTTTGTAATTCTGAATCAACAGAGCGTCGTATTCCAGTCTCGGCAGCTTATTTCAATAAACGTGGGTTTCACTCTTTTATCATGATTTATATTTCCTCTTGACTACAGTATCAACCATATCATGATGAAGTCAGATATCTCTTTCTGTCACCAACCTCAATCTCAGCTCCGCTCACACAGGCCGAATAGACTTTCAGGCCAAGCCACAGCCAGGCCCAAATCAGTCCACCCTGCGGCCCGAGATGCGTCCAAGCGAGGGGAAGCTATCGGCTCTTTTTGTCCAAAAGGCCCCCTCGGAAGAGCCAAAGGCCACGTGCGAAAGAAGCATCTGGTTCCCGTCATGCACCGTTTATCGTTCGGGCCCTGATAAAGAACtgagacgagacgagacaagggttgatgatgatctgcAAATGTGTTTTTGGGTTTTGGGCTGAAACATGAGTCGACGGTCTGGCGATACGCTAGATTGAGATGGTATTTGAGGCCTGACAATAAATTGATAAGTCGGAATCGTCGGTCTTTACGCCTTTGACTTCTAAAGATATATCGATAAGATACTTCATTCAGCTATGATCGTCGTATTCaattccttcatcttgaagcaTCACTCATATCCACACGCTTATGATGCATGGATAATGTCAACACCAAAATAGTCAACGCCacatcaatcaatcaagAGTCCTACCGTCCGTCCTAAACAAGTGCCATTCATTTAGTCAACGGCACCTCCGACGACGCCTCAGACTGACCGAGATGAATCTGGATCTCAAATCTTTAACATCGTAAATCCTCGGATCTCGAACCGACAAGTTTTCAAACTGGCAGTGAAGATTAAGTCTGGCAGTACAACTGTGATAACTGCTCGAGATGCATATCTGGTGTGTGATATCGGAATGGGCTGCCAGGCTACAGCAATACGAGATGTGCTATCGTCAGGAATACCACCCTCCCAAATGTCATAGTCGTAATCCCAAAAAAAACCACGTGTGCTATGATCGACATCGCCCATCCCTTCCCCTTCCCATGTGGAAATGACGAACCAAGcgtttttgtttttctttctgAAGGCATCGACAACCTCCAAGCCACTCGTCATCATGATCCAATTACATCGCGTGGCTTCCACGTGAGCTGGCGTCTGTGATGGATGCATCCAGATCAACACATTCCAGTGCAGATTGTCCAGATTGCCGTGAGTTATTCTCTTGGTGTTTATCTCACCTCCTCATAGAGTAGCATTTTTGCCCCCCTGAGGAAACATTAACCTGGTGGCCACGAGTTCAAATGCAGACCATACATGAGATTTCAGGTGGAGGGTTGGGCCTGGGGTATTGTACGACTCCATTCGACCCTTGTGTTTTACAGGGCGGGCGGGACCTGTTCCAGGGGCAGTATCTTCAGTGACTCCATCGTCCGTGGCCTGATCCTTGGATGTTTTGAAACGACGCTTCTTGTTACCATCGCAGTTTATTAGATGAAAAAGGGCTGTGTTTTTGCTTGATTTTTCATCATTTCCATCcaattcttcatcatcatacCATATTTCACTTTCGTCCAGTGCAGTCTAGGCCCTCTGATGGGAGATCCAACCGCCAAAAAAACAACATCCCCTAGCGTTCTTGTACCTCGGGTGCCACACCCCCTGTAAGCCCCCCCTCCAGCAGCCGCTGAGACTTGTGCCTGGGCCTTGCGGTGCCTGTGCCTCTTTTCTGCTTTAATCTCCAAatctcctctcttctcccctcGGGTCCCCCTTGCcctcttttttttccctctctTTTTTAGATCTGTCTCCATCTTGATTATCCCTTTCATAATCTGTTTTTTTAcgttcttcttttctccatTTTTTGACCCTTttgaaggaaaagagaagtCGTGAagtgagaaaagagacaCGGACGCTAAGATAATCGACGACAAAGCGCAGTCAATTTAAATTAACTTGCCTTTACATATAGCTCCGTCTTTCACTACCTATCAACTATTACGTCTAGCCAGCCCactttctcatcttctctctctctggcttcgtctcttctcttcttcgaaACCTCATCCCCTCTTACGCGGTTTCATAAATCACCTATAGTACCCGCAACTCACCGTCGCATCAAACATCACCATGCCTGCTTCCTTGGACTCTTCCCGGCCCATCATGGCCCCTTCGGTATGTTATGACCGCTCGgatcttcttttccttctgtCTATCTCATCTATTGCGTACGGATAGTGTAATACTGTCCCTTCGTCCCCCCCTGTTCAAAGGCTTGGGACTTGTCCCGTCTAGTTCCGCCTCTAGTTTGGTGTCTGCCCACTTTGAAGGTGATGAGTGATGGGACGGACGGGATGGATGACTGGGCCGGATGAGTAGAGAGAATGGATGCGGATGCGGATGCTCTCGTCTTGTCACTACTCACTTGTCTTTCAACTGAAATGTGACATCTTTGCCTCTCCGGCCGCTTGGTTCAGCCCATACTACCTTGCTCGTCATCCGTCTTTGTTCACAGTGCCTATCACTTCCACCTTGATACATTCCCCTGTCGCCTCACGTCCCTTAGCCCAGCattctttttcctcttcgtctcttttcttccaAACTACTTCAACCTCGTCTATCTCCCACCATGGCTAAGCCGTGGGTCTCGTCGCACGCTCACACCCAGCCCAACCGTCAAGCCACCAAGGAAAAGGACCAACCCGCTGACTCTACCTCCAAGAACCGCAACTCCGTCCGCTTCAGCACCTACAGCATGGCTCCTTCGCTGTCTCCCACCGTCGGAACAACCGACTCTGCTCACGCCGAGATCCGCGACATCGCTACCGGCCTCGACCGCATGGAGAACAAGGCTCTCTCCTCCCAGCGCGTCACCCTAACCGACGAGAAGACAGACACCATGAGCAAACTCGCCCTCGGTGCTAAGCTCGAGCGTGCTCTCGACCGAAGAATGAGCGGCCAAGACGCTGTCATGCGACCTCGTGGCCAGAGCCTCAACGAGAAGCTCAGCGAAAAGGAGTAGACCcagaaaaaagaagaagaaacaacCCCCCAAATCCAACAAACAAAGCAAATGTCTTGCGAATAAGATACCCCCACGCAAACGAGAattcttcttttatttttatcGATATAAATTATCTTGTCTTTCCGGTCTTGATTTCCTCAGCAACGCCTTGGTTCTATCACTTTTTTCGCAAAGTAATGAAACACTGCGCCATGATCAACCTCAGGGGGAAATTGGATGGAAATACGAGCCTCACACTCAGCCTCATCCCCCTAATTATACTCGCGAAACCCACCAAGCCACGGCTCTTTTTTCACGAATACAAACGGCATGCGGAAAGGATCTGGACTACGATCAGCTCTTGTTGACTTcatttttttctcttttttttcttttttgtctCTTTATTCTGCTTTTTACTATAATGGTATGCTGCGATGGAAATTCATTGGTCAAGATACGCAGGAATGGCAAGCAACGCATGAAGGAAAGTGATCATCAGGGCACGGATAAAGGGGGCTGTTTCGCTTTTGC
This region includes:
- a CDS encoding uncharacterized protein (expressed protein) encodes the protein MAKPWVSSHAHTQPNRQATKEKDQPADSTSKNRNSVRFSTYSMAPSLSPTVGTTDSAHAEIRDIATGLDRMENKALSSQRVTLTDEKTDTMSKLALGAKLERALDRRMSGQDAVMRPRGQSLNEKLSEKE